In Candidatus Poribacteria bacterium, one genomic interval encodes:
- a CDS encoding mandelate racemase/muconate lactonizing enzyme family protein produces the protein MLSIKHLEAIPLNVPFYHERVSRHMHRALTHGERVHVYRVELSNGVIGYGENLSNESANIEQVIGQNAFACMNDDSVGFGIQMSLFDAIGKSVDVPVYQLIGPKVRERCPISWWDIDMPPEDWVAEVQESVKRGYTSAKLKARPWRDIFAQVDAVGDAVPADYRLDIDFNGFLRTADNAIPVLQQLDEHPNVAIYESPYYLGTDVEGAARLQEAVEKRIVEHFNESCLHARCCGGFVVGGGVNSLRRTNALCASFEQPYWLQMVGTGITTAYSVHLGAVLSQAELPAITCHELWESDLLKTRLDVVDGTIQVSESPGLGVDIDEAALAEYRVEESTPTPQQLFNQTDYTCRVHIPNESGGETVHDFDGESVYYPAFSEGEYPGFVPGVWMEVV, from the coding sequence ATGCTTAGCATCAAACATCTCGAAGCGATTCCGTTGAACGTACCATTTTATCATGAACGGGTTAGCCGACACATGCACCGCGCGCTGACACACGGCGAACGGGTTCACGTCTACCGCGTCGAACTCAGCAACGGCGTTATCGGATACGGCGAAAATTTATCAAACGAATCGGCAAACATCGAACAGGTGATCGGACAGAACGCATTTGCCTGTATGAACGATGACAGCGTCGGATTCGGCATCCAGATGTCCCTTTTCGACGCGATTGGCAAATCCGTTGATGTCCCCGTCTATCAACTCATCGGACCTAAGGTTCGGGAAAGATGTCCTATCTCGTGGTGGGATATCGATATGCCGCCAGAGGATTGGGTTGCGGAAGTCCAAGAATCGGTGAAACGAGGTTACACATCCGCGAAACTCAAAGCGCGTCCCTGGCGCGACATCTTCGCACAGGTAGACGCTGTCGGCGATGCCGTCCCAGCGGACTATCGGCTCGACATCGATTTCAACGGATTCCTGCGGACCGCGGATAACGCTATCCCCGTGTTGCAGCAATTAGACGAACACCCGAATGTCGCCATCTATGAGAGTCCATACTACCTCGGAACGGACGTGGAGGGTGCAGCGAGACTGCAAGAGGCTGTTGAGAAACGGATCGTCGAGCATTTCAACGAATCCTGTCTGCATGCGCGCTGTTGTGGTGGGTTTGTTGTCGGCGGTGGCGTGAACTCGTTACGGCGGACGAACGCGCTCTGTGCATCGTTTGAGCAACCCTACTGGCTTCAGATGGTTGGCACGGGTATTACAACGGCATACTCGGTGCATCTCGGTGCGGTATTATCGCAAGCCGAATTGCCAGCGATTACGTGTCACGAATTGTGGGAATCGGATCTGCTCAAAACACGACTTGATGTCGTTGACGGAACGATTCAGGTCTCGGAGTCGCCGGGACTCGGCGTTGACATCGATGAAGCAGCATTAGCAGAATATCGCGTTGAGGAATCTACACCGACACCGCAGCAGTTGTTCAATCAGACCGATTATACGTGTAGAGTACATATTCCGAATGAAAGCGGCGGAGAGACGGTTCACGATTTTGACGGAGAAAGTGTCTACTATCCAGCGTTCAGTGAGGGGGAATATCCGGGGTTTGTGCCCGGGGTTTGGATGGAAGTGGTTTGA
- a CDS encoding ELM1/GtrOC1 family putative glycosyltransferase, producing the protein MKVVILSDKKPGHYKQSLGIVEKMPECQVEWLEVEFRRKWRDNLLRVFMCIFGGIPLPMLVIHTLLRWSLTSETYGALIHLQTTDIILSTGSSVAAVNLLLGRILGAKTVTCRRPSPVGTRYFDLAILPMLSWHNATSKNNVCQTIGVPNPISPDTLDAERKRLKDEMNLPERPRIGFLIGGADRHETITVADAERLSKICETVATEMNTQILVTTSRRTPPDVTAHLVSTVKHSDWCPLFIVPDTPSELEDPYQAILALSDLLIVTADSFSMVCEAASSGRKVIVLTLSQENIRLPKRHKVYEYMEQHAIVSQCRFEGLAQHIKSALTSRVPNTPLQDTETAVQAIRQLAAN; encoded by the coding sequence ATGAAAGTTGTAATCTTAAGCGACAAGAAACCGGGACATTACAAGCAATCCTTAGGCATTGTGGAAAAGATGCCTGAATGTCAAGTGGAATGGCTTGAGGTAGAATTCCGACGCAAGTGGCGTGATAATCTCTTGCGCGTTTTTATGTGTATCTTCGGTGGCATACCACTCCCTATGTTGGTTATTCATACGCTGCTGCGATGGAGTCTCACATCCGAGACTTATGGCGCATTGATACACCTTCAAACGACTGATATTATCCTCTCAACAGGTTCGTCTGTGGCAGCCGTCAATCTACTCCTCGGCAGAATTTTGGGGGCTAAGACGGTTACGTGCCGCAGACCTTCGCCGGTAGGGACCCGTTATTTCGATCTCGCAATTCTCCCGATGCTCTCTTGGCATAACGCTACGTCTAAGAACAATGTCTGTCAAACAATCGGCGTGCCCAATCCTATCTCTCCAGACACACTGGACGCTGAGCGGAAACGCTTGAAAGATGAAATGAACCTCCCAGAGAGGCCGCGTATCGGATTCCTTATCGGTGGAGCAGACCGGCATGAAACGATCACGGTTGCTGATGCTGAGCGGCTGAGCAAGATTTGTGAGACAGTCGCAACGGAAATGAATACGCAGATACTGGTGACGACTTCCCGCCGAACCCCACCAGACGTAACTGCGCATCTGGTTTCAACGGTGAAACATTCTGATTGGTGCCCGCTATTCATCGTGCCGGACACGCCTTCAGAACTTGAAGATCCGTATCAAGCCATCCTTGCCTTAAGCGACCTGCTTATCGTTACTGCAGATAGTTTCTCAATGGTATGTGAGGCGGCGAGCAGTGGACGCAAGGTTATCGTCCTAACGCTGTCCCAAGAGAACATCAGATTGCCGAAGCGACATAAAGTTTACGAATATATGGAACAGCACGCCATCGTGAGTCAGTGCAGATTTGAGGGGTTAGCACAGCACATCAAGAGTGCGCTTACCTCACGTGTTCCAAATACCCCACTCCAAGATACAGAGACAGCGGTGCAGGCAATCCGTCAATTAGCGGCTAATTGA
- the dut gene encoding dUTP diphosphatase, giving the protein MKIKIKRIDKTLPLPKYETAGSVGFDLICRESAEIAPNSIVLIPANVIVETPPGYMLMVCLRSSTPRKLGLMMPQGVGIVDNDYCGEEDELKIQVYNFTDEVVHVEKGSRIAQGIFVRVDTAEWNEVEQMTTPSRGGFGSTDR; this is encoded by the coding sequence ATGAAAATCAAAATCAAACGCATAGATAAAACGCTTCCGTTGCCGAAATATGAAACGGCAGGGTCTGTAGGTTTTGATCTCATCTGTCGAGAATCAGCAGAGATTGCCCCGAACTCTATTGTCCTTATCCCTGCGAATGTTATTGTCGAAACACCCCCCGGCTATATGCTGATGGTATGTCTGCGAAGCAGCACGCCTCGTAAATTGGGATTAATGATGCCGCAAGGCGTAGGCATCGTCGATAATGATTATTGCGGCGAAGAGGACGAACTGAAGATTCAGGTTTACAATTTTACGGATGAGGTTGTGCATGTTGAAAAAGGGAGTCGGATTGCGCAAGGAATTTTTGTACGTGTGGACACCGCAGAATGGAACGAAGTTGAACAGATGACGACACCGTCTCGCGGCGGATTTGGCAGCACAGATCGGTAG
- a CDS encoding phytanoyl-CoA dioxygenase family protein, whose product MTELQPFNVSNGLLDQPEKLREQARQDGYLFFRGLIDTDSIYEVRKDFLEICHRHGWAEGGETLMDGIRIGGPFMEGDDGYWPVLDEFQCLQSFHAFAHHPAILNVCDTLFGEKTLVHPRNIGRIMFPENTKYTTPAHQDFIHIRGTEETYTGWIPLGDCPMRLGGLSVLSGSHQNGIYPVKPAFGAGGVGVDTEPLEADGFHWAGGDYGIGDALFFHSHAVHKALPNQTPNQIRLSVDYRYQGCSKPVTEGSLLPHFNRMAWDEIYKEWISAEYQYYWNAFDLNRV is encoded by the coding sequence ATGACAGAACTTCAACCCTTTAATGTTTCAAATGGACTCTTAGATCAACCCGAAAAACTCCGAGAACAGGCGCGGCAAGACGGTTATCTTTTCTTTCGCGGCTTGATTGATACCGATTCTATCTACGAGGTGCGCAAGGACTTCTTGGAAATCTGTCATCGACACGGATGGGCGGAAGGTGGAGAAACACTGATGGACGGTATCCGCATCGGCGGTCCGTTCATGGAAGGCGATGACGGCTATTGGCCCGTGTTAGACGAATTCCAATGCTTACAATCCTTCCACGCCTTCGCACATCATCCGGCGATTTTGAACGTGTGTGACACACTCTTCGGCGAGAAGACGCTCGTGCATCCGCGGAATATTGGAAGAATTATGTTCCCAGAGAACACAAAATACACAACGCCTGCGCACCAAGATTTTATCCACATCCGAGGGACAGAGGAAACCTATACCGGATGGATACCACTCGGTGATTGTCCAATGCGTTTAGGCGGGTTGTCCGTATTGTCTGGATCGCACCAAAACGGCATATATCCGGTCAAACCGGCGTTCGGTGCTGGAGGCGTTGGTGTTGATACAGAGCCTTTGGAAGCGGATGGATTCCACTGGGCTGGTGGCGATTACGGTATCGGTGATGCGCTTTTCTTTCACAGCCACGCTGTTCACAAGGCACTGCCGAATCAGACCCCGAATCAGATTCGTCTCTCCGTGGATTATCGCTATCAGGGATGCTCCAAACCGGTCACCGAAGGGTCGTTATTGCCACATTTCAATCGGATGGCGTGGGATGAAATCTATAAGGAGTGGATCTCCGCGGAATATCAGTACTATTGGAATGCGTTTGATTTAAACAGGGTTTAA
- a CDS encoding MFS transporter, producing MKNDQDSSKTSSRKQFYFLTLSHTVLDSYATLLSHLQPLLLTKLAAAGARNSLAGNFVAIYSVFSSFGQIVFGWLSDRVQTVHFLTIGVAFSAIGLSLLWLAPSANIVYLLLAIGGIGIAAFHPQATTYAGALASEDRGLGTSIFLTGGNIGRALGPLALMFIPYRFGLEFLAWEMIPGILVALLVPKVLRFEKQLDLTATTRGAPNEEPRPREPLWTVASPRMLPLIVLFIIAALRTVTLTGLETFLSVHLDDQDYSDQVRSLVIALFIFAGSMGIMSSGWLMSRINTYVLLLVSLLGAPPLLYASLHTDGFSFLALLFCGNVVLTSSITINIILAQMILRGHENIASGLMMGAAWGVGGLLNKIVGNLGDQFGLPIVLDGLVMLPLVLAPLLLLLRDQPDLSKPAPR from the coding sequence ATGAAAAACGATCAAGATTCATCAAAAACATCCTCTCGAAAACAGTTCTATTTTCTGACGTTATCACATACTGTTCTTGATTCCTACGCGACACTTCTATCGCATCTGCAACCTCTCTTACTAACAAAGTTAGCCGCAGCTGGTGCGCGAAACAGTTTAGCGGGGAACTTCGTCGCAATTTATAGTGTCTTTAGCTCATTCGGTCAGATCGTCTTTGGATGGCTGTCAGATCGGGTGCAGACAGTGCACTTTCTGACGATCGGTGTTGCGTTTAGCGCAATCGGTTTAAGCCTCTTGTGGCTTGCTCCATCTGCTAATATCGTATATTTGCTGTTAGCTATTGGTGGTATTGGGATTGCCGCATTCCATCCACAGGCGACAACTTATGCTGGTGCCCTTGCATCGGAGGATCGAGGGTTGGGGACCTCCATTTTTCTCACAGGCGGTAACATTGGACGTGCACTCGGTCCGTTGGCACTGATGTTCATCCCGTATCGATTCGGGTTGGAATTCCTCGCATGGGAAATGATACCGGGTATACTCGTAGCATTGCTGGTGCCAAAAGTATTGAGATTTGAGAAGCAGCTTGATTTAACTGCTACCACCCGTGGAGCACCAAACGAGGAACCGAGACCGCGAGAACCTCTTTGGACTGTTGCTTCCCCCCGTATGCTGCCACTCATCGTCCTTTTCATTATTGCGGCACTCCGAACTGTTACGCTAACGGGTTTAGAAACTTTTTTATCCGTCCACTTAGACGATCAAGATTACTCGGATCAAGTGCGCTCTCTTGTTATCGCGCTTTTCATTTTCGCGGGTTCTATGGGTATCATGTCAAGTGGATGGCTTATGAGTCGTATAAACACCTATGTCCTTTTATTGGTCTCGCTGCTCGGTGCCCCCCCGCTGCTCTATGCGTCGTTACACACTGACGGATTTAGTTTCCTCGCACTCCTCTTTTGCGGCAATGTGGTCCTCACCAGTTCCATAACGATTAATATTATCTTAGCACAGATGATCCTACGCGGACATGAAAACATTGCATCCGGCTTGATGATGGGTGCTGCATGGGGTGTCGGCGGATTATTGAATAAAATTGTGGGTAATTTGGGAGATCAATTCGGTTTGCCGATTGTGTTAGACGGTTTGGTGATGCTGCCGTTGGTGCTCGCGCCCCTCCTGTTGCTACTACGTGACCAACCGGATTTGTCCAAACCTGCGCCCCGATGA
- a CDS encoding SMP-30/gluconolactonase/LRE family protein: MALDVRDSRLLDLIDAEASVEQIATGCEFTEGPLWHATEQFLLFSDIPANKMRKWDADAGMTVFREPSGKSNGLTYDKGGHLIACEHANRRVSRTTADGQVLTIASHYQGKRLNSPNDVVVKSDGSIYFTDPPYGLSAAYGVESEKELDFQGVYRLSPNGDTLTLLVDDFDRPNGICFSPDESILYINDTERMHVRAFDVQPDGTIANDRVFGEEEGDTGKPDGMKADTHGNVYLTGPDGIWVFAPDGTHLGIILVPERSANLAWGGDGWQSLFITASTSVYRVECKATGVAVP; encoded by the coding sequence ATGGCACTTGACGTGCGTGATTCACGACTATTGGATTTGATTGATGCAGAAGCATCTGTTGAACAAATAGCAACAGGCTGCGAATTCACCGAGGGACCGCTTTGGCACGCGACAGAACAGTTTTTGCTTTTCAGCGATATTCCTGCGAACAAGATGCGGAAATGGGATGCAGACGCTGGAATGACTGTTTTTCGTGAACCCTCCGGTAAGTCAAACGGTTTGACTTACGATAAGGGCGGACATCTTATCGCTTGTGAACACGCCAACCGCCGAGTTTCGCGAACAACGGCAGATGGACAGGTGCTCACAATTGCGTCCCACTATCAGGGCAAACGCTTGAACAGCCCGAACGATGTTGTTGTGAAATCTGATGGAAGCATCTATTTCACCGACCCACCGTATGGGTTAAGCGCAGCGTACGGCGTTGAATCGGAGAAGGAACTCGATTTTCAAGGTGTCTATCGCTTGTCCCCAAACGGTGATACACTGACGCTTCTCGTTGACGATTTTGACAGACCCAACGGTATCTGTTTCTCACCAGACGAGTCCATCCTCTATATCAACGACACCGAACGGATGCACGTCCGCGCATTTGATGTTCAGCCCGATGGCACAATCGCGAACGACCGCGTCTTTGGTGAAGAGGAAGGGGATACCGGAAAACCAGACGGAATGAAAGCCGATACACATGGAAATGTTTATTTAACCGGTCCTGATGGTATTTGGGTTTTCGCGCCGGACGGAACACACCTCGGAATTATTCTCGTCCCAGAACGCTCAGCGAATTTGGCGTGGGGTGGAGATGGTTGGCAAAGTTTGTTTATCACGGCGAGTACCTCTGTCTATCGAGTAGAATGCAAAGCAACTGGGGTCGCAGTGCCGTGA
- a CDS encoding ADP-ribosylglycohydrolase family protein, whose product MLGAIIGDVAGSIYEGNPIKAKDFPFFGDYCCFTDDSVCTIAVADILLHDLPPAETMQQWCRRYPGRGYGGNFGMWIYDDPPELYGSYGNGAAMRVSPAAFLNRDNLDAALSASDKVTEITHNHPEGMKGARATTHAIWLAFQGEPPTDIRKVIASEYGYDLTKTVGEIRLSYFFDITCQGTVPQAITCALESVSYEDAVRNAISLGGDADTLAAIAGPIAEALHGIPDEFKERTESIYLADAPDILEVLEEMYQFR is encoded by the coding sequence ATGTTAGGTGCAATTATAGGCGATGTCGCCGGTTCCATCTACGAGGGAAATCCGATCAAAGCCAAGGATTTTCCTTTTTTCGGTGATTATTGTTGTTTTACGGATGATTCGGTGTGTACTATCGCAGTCGCAGATATTCTGCTGCACGACCTTCCACCAGCAGAGACGATGCAGCAGTGGTGTCGCCGTTACCCAGGACGCGGCTACGGTGGGAACTTTGGTATGTGGATTTATGACGATCCACCTGAACTCTATGGCAGTTATGGCAATGGTGCAGCGATGCGCGTCTCGCCAGCGGCGTTCCTGAACCGCGATAATCTGGATGCTGCACTCTCCGCTTCCGACAAGGTAACAGAGATTACCCACAACCACCCTGAAGGCATGAAAGGTGCACGAGCGACGACACACGCCATCTGGCTTGCATTTCAAGGCGAGCCTCCTACCGACATCCGCAAGGTTATCGCCTCTGAATACGGCTACGACCTCACCAAGACGGTGGGCGAGATCCGTCTATCCTACTTTTTCGATATAACCTGCCAAGGCACTGTCCCACAGGCGATAACGTGCGCGCTGGAATCCGTGAGTTATGAAGACGCGGTGCGTAACGCCATCTCCCTCGGTGGCGATGCCGATACGCTTGCTGCGATTGCTGGCCCCATCGCTGAAGCGTTGCACGGCATTCCTGATGAGTTCAAAGAGCGGACGGAAAGTATCTACCTCGCCGATGCCCCGGACATCCTTGAAGTGTTGGAAGAGATGTATCAGTTTCGGTAG
- a CDS encoding restriction endonuclease, whose amino-acid sequence METVTKKAWNPDTNQEYEIELPAPHLVEAVLLEIDFPLNGLPKKKIAEILEEHFSLTDEQRKAKNKNQVRVFHLYVGFISRALINAGKLVELTSGWRDISRRQASEQVQVPKQYPDDGFTPEKSIEENYHKIREGLAVELLQQIKSNTPTFFEELVIDLLVAMGYGGSREDAGKAVGRGGDGGIDGIINEDRLGLDVVYVQAKRWEGNVSRPEIQKFAGALQGQRARKGIFITTSDFTRDAEGYVKTIDSKIILINGKQLAEYMIEHNVGVSTTKTYEIKRVDSDYFAEGSE is encoded by the coding sequence ATGGAAACTGTGACAAAAAAGGCTTGGAATCCAGATACAAATCAAGAATACGAAATAGAACTGCCAGCTCCTCACCTTGTGGAAGCTGTGCTTCTTGAAATTGACTTCCCGCTTAATGGACTTCCTAAAAAGAAAATAGCAGAGATATTAGAAGAACACTTTTCGCTTACTGATGAACAAAGAAAAGCAAAAAATAAGAATCAAGTTCGAGTCTTTCACCTTTATGTTGGTTTTATTAGTCGTGCCCTAATAAATGCAGGAAAATTGGTAGAGTTGACGAGCGGGTGGAGGGATATTAGTCGGAGACAGGCAAGCGAACAAGTTCAAGTACCTAAACAATATCCTGATGATGGATTCACCCCTGAAAAATCTATTGAAGAAAATTACCACAAAATCCGAGAAGGGTTGGCGGTAGAACTACTACAACAGATTAAGAGTAATACTCCTACTTTTTTTGAGGAATTAGTTATTGATCTACTCGTTGCCATGGGCTATGGTGGTTCACGCGAAGATGCTGGAAAAGCTGTAGGACGTGGTGGCGATGGTGGGATTGATGGTATCATTAACGAGGATCGACTTGGACTTGATGTCGTTTATGTTCAAGCGAAACGATGGGAGGGGAATGTCAGTCGTCCTGAGATTCAAAAGTTTGCAGGGGCACTACAAGGTCAACGTGCTCGTAAAGGAATCTTCATTACAACTTCGGATTTTACCAGAGATGCTGAAGGGTATGTGAAAACCATTGATTCTAAGATTATTCTTATTAATGGAAAACAACTTGCAGAGTATATGATTGAACACAACGTTGGCGTTTCCACAACGAAAACTTATGAAATCAAGCGCGTAGATTCTGATTATTTTGCCGAAGGTTCCGAATAA
- a CDS encoding redoxin domain-containing protein, whose protein sequence is MKMILTLGIVLGLLMTSANLEVAAQGETEDLNVKQHAKNIEMCTQNLLAIGKAIDTYEKEHSDFPVRLSDLHPKHLADENALICPADKEGGKPIFKQSTDPEMPVSYSYELYPKYREWKTEQRKVYGDAMPLVRCRHHANDDFEVLNLSFSSKVYRTSNLWEYKPEEIYESVEETIATLIAGIQQHPDNENFVYVYPALTRLYIKVEREEDAENLINRYKDALKPDNIRGHFVLGNMLELMNRDEEVLQLFTKLEEQFSENRSVFRKLAEIHETSGNIELANEYRIKANPALLSLIGETVPDFSATDLDGNPISLEQYRGKVVLLDFWAVWCFPCIAEMPNVKAVYNSYKDEGFDIIGISLDTDEDRLQDYLKKNDIPWRQVFSGKGWDSPVSRQYGIRAIPALWLIDKDGTLITHQAKGEKLERLVAEAVKK, encoded by the coding sequence ATGAAAATGATTTTGACGTTAGGAATCGTGTTGGGGCTGCTAATGACATCTGCGAACTTAGAAGTGGCAGCGCAAGGTGAAACCGAAGATCTCAATGTAAAGCAGCATGCGAAAAACATTGAAATGTGCACGCAAAACTTGCTCGCTATCGGCAAGGCGATTGACACCTATGAAAAAGAACATAGCGATTTTCCAGTCCGGCTGTCAGATTTACATCCGAAACACTTGGCAGATGAAAATGCGTTAATTTGTCCTGCAGATAAAGAAGGCGGCAAACCGATTTTTAAGCAGAGCACAGATCCAGAAATGCCAGTGAGTTATAGTTACGAGCTTTACCCCAAGTATAGAGAGTGGAAAACTGAACAACGTAAGGTATATGGCGATGCCATGCCTCTCGTGCGTTGTCGCCATCATGCAAACGATGATTTTGAGGTTTTAAACCTGAGTTTTTCGTCAAAAGTTTACCGGACATCCAATTTATGGGAATACAAACCCGAAGAGATATACGAAAGCGTTGAAGAAACCATCGCCACCTTGATTGCTGGAATCCAACAGCATCCGGATAATGAAAATTTCGTTTATGTATATCCGGCACTTACTCGCCTCTACATTAAAGTTGAACGAGAAGAAGATGCCGAGAATCTCATTAACCGTTATAAAGATGCCCTAAAACCTGACAACATTCGAGGTCACTTTGTCCTCGGTAATATGCTTGAACTGATGAATCGAGATGAGGAGGTGCTGCAGCTTTTTACGAAACTTGAAGAGCAGTTCTCGGAAAACCGTAGTGTCTTCAGAAAACTTGCCGAGATTCATGAAACATCAGGTAACATCGAACTGGCAAATGAATATCGCATAAAGGCTAATCCTGCCCTCCTATCACTAATCGGAGAGACTGTACCTGACTTTTCAGCGACAGACCTTGATGGCAATCCGATTTCGCTTGAGCAATACCGTGGCAAAGTCGTCCTCCTCGATTTTTGGGCAGTCTGGTGCTTTCCGTGCATCGCAGAAATGCCGAATGTCAAGGCTGTTTACAATAGCTACAAAGACGAAGGATTTGACATTATCGGTATTAGCCTTGATACTGATGAAGATAGGCTACAGGATTACCTTAAAAAGAACGACATTCCTTGGCGGCAGGTGTTTAGTGGGAAAGGCTGGGATAGTCCCGTCTCACGACAGTATGGCATTCGCGCGATTCCGGCACTGTGGCTTATTGATAAAGATGGCACGCTGATTACCCATCAAGCGAAAGGGGAAAAGTTAGAACGCCTGGTAGCAGAGGCAGTGAAAAAATAA
- a CDS encoding transposase, which produces MKTYKYPLYDQSNCIRIGNLLDDMWQVHVYFHEWQRQRYKDGLPYVNYEGMCDHLKLLKETTHPHWNALPSQVMQQELKRIHKAYDRFFKKLGGRPHIKPRRKFKSLTYPSSAGWSLYNNRITLSFRKWNPKTYKWQFDKVAYTFHKHRQWHGRISQVTIKHDSCGDYWLCITTTYTDFRPLPTTGKSVGADFGMKDAYLTLSTGEKIQHPQPLKHSLNELRSLNKALSRKVKGSNSWWKCVRQIARLYRKISNQRKDFHWQLASKLCKKFDTIAIETLNLDGMKRLWGRKVSDLAFYQFVGILKYKCQKHKRQLIQMSQWTATTKPCSDCGFHNENLTLNDRQWRCPECGSHHDRDINAAVNILRAGIAVT; this is translated from the coding sequence ATGAAAACGTATAAATATCCACTTTATGATCAGTCTAATTGTATCCGTATCGGCAATCTGCTTGACGATATGTGGCAAGTGCATGTGTATTTCCACGAGTGGCAACGTCAAAGGTATAAAGACGGGCTTCCTTATGTAAACTATGAAGGCATGTGTGATCACCTAAAACTGTTGAAAGAGACGACCCACCCGCATTGGAACGCCTTGCCGAGCCAAGTTATGCAACAGGAACTCAAGCGTATTCATAAAGCGTATGACCGTTTCTTTAAGAAACTTGGCGGTAGACCCCATATTAAGCCGAGACGTAAGTTTAAGTCTCTTACGTATCCGAGTTCTGCTGGCTGGTCTTTGTATAATAATCGTATCACATTGAGTTTTCGCAAGTGGAATCCAAAGACCTATAAATGGCAGTTTGATAAAGTCGCATATACTTTTCACAAGCACCGCCAGTGGCATGGAAGGATTAGCCAAGTTACGATAAAGCATGATAGTTGCGGGGACTATTGGCTTTGTATCACAACAACGTATACAGATTTTAGACCTCTGCCGACAACAGGTAAAAGCGTTGGGGCAGACTTCGGTATGAAAGACGCTTATTTGACACTTAGCACGGGTGAAAAGATCCAACACCCCCAACCTTTGAAACACTCCTTGAACGAACTTCGGTCTCTCAACAAAGCATTGAGTCGTAAAGTCAAAGGTTCTAACAGCTGGTGGAAGTGTGTTAGACAAATAGCACGCCTTTATCGGAAAATCAGCAATCAACGTAAAGACTTTCACTGGCAACTCGCCAGCAAACTTTGCAAGAAGTTTGATACGATTGCCATTGAAACGCTGAACCTTGACGGCATGAAACGCTTGTGGGGGCGTAAGGTTTCCGACCTTGCCTTCTATCAGTTTGTTGGGATATTGAAGTATAAGTGTCAAAAGCATAAGCGTCAACTTATTCAAATGAGTCAATGGACTGCTACGACGAAACCGTGTAGCGATTGTGGTTTTCATAATGAAAACCTAACATTGAACGATAGGCAGTGGAGGTGTCCCGAATGTGGTTCACACCATGATAGAGACATCAACGCTGCTGTAAATATATTGCGGGCAGGGATAGCCGTCACTTGA